A region of Amblyraja radiata isolate CabotCenter1 chromosome 22, sAmbRad1.1.pri, whole genome shotgun sequence DNA encodes the following proteins:
- the gprc5b gene encoding LOW QUALITY PROTEIN: G-protein coupled receptor family C group 5 member B (The sequence of the model RefSeq protein was modified relative to this genomic sequence to represent the inferred CDS: deleted 1 base in 1 codon), with the protein MQLLAACRRCEFLAAILGTMRTLPAASFILLSSMNYGFSQNSSNPVVDRGCGLNLLPHYLNLCSLDVIWGIVVEAVAGAGVLTAFLLMLILLVKLPFIKDKEKKSPLGIQFLFLFGTLGLFGLSFAFIIPEDERTCPTRRFLWGVLFALCFSCLLVQSWRLRQLVQQGKGPNGLLLVGAVAWLVLVQIIIAVEWLILTIVREQKPACKYEQMDFVMASIYVMFLMATTFSLSFFTLCGKFKKWKKHGTSIILTMLFSTLIWVAWIAMYLYGNRELNKQPSWDDPALSIALVSNGWIFLIFHAIPEVHCSIIPSKQNTPDYFDAVQPRIRETNFEEELQLPRTYMENKAFSLDESGAAFKTGFRNGSLGPRPNIQLRSNVYHPTEMAVVLNGGNIPSAPPNYTGRHLW; encoded by the exons ATGCAACTTCTTGCTGCCTGCAGACGCTGTGAATTTCTGGCTGCGATTT TGGGCACCATGAGGACACTTCCAGCTGCCTCCTTCATTCTGCTCTCGTCGATGAATTATGGATTTTCACAGAACTCCAGCAATCCTGTGGTGGACAGAGGCTGTGGGCTGAACCTCCTCCCACACTATCTCAACCTGTGCAGCCTAGACGTGATCTGGGGCATAGTTGTGGAGGCAGTAGCAGGGGCCGGGGTGCTGACTGCCTTCTTATTGATGCTCATCCTCCTGGTGAAGTTGCCGTTCATTAAAGACAAAGAAAAGAAGAGTCCCCTGGGAATCCAGTTCCTCTTCTTGTTTGGCACCCTGGGTCTGTTTGGACTGTCCTTTGCCTTCATCATCCCAGAAGATGAGAGAACTTGTCCCACCAGAAGATTCCTTTGGGGCGTTCTGTTTGCGCTCTGCTTCTCCTGCCTGTTGGTGCAGTCGTGGAGACTACGTCAGTTGGTGCAGCAaggcaaggggccgaatggcctgctgctgGTGGGGGCTGTGGCCTGG CTGGTGCTGGTGCAGATCATCATCGCAGTGGAGTGGCTGATCCTCACCATCGTCAGGGAGCAGAAACCTGCCTGCAAGTATGAACAGATGGACTTTGTCATGGCCTCCATTTACGTGATGTTCCTGATGGCGACAACCTTCTCTCTTTCCTTCTTCACCCTGTGTGGAAAGTTCAAGAAGTGGAAGAAGCATGGCACCTCTATTATTCTAACGATGCTCTTCTCCACCCTGATCTGGGTGGCTTGGATCGCCATGTACCTCTATGGCAACAGGGAACTGAACAAGCAGCCTTCCTGGGATGATCCTGCCCTCTCCATCGCTCTCGTCTCCAATGGGTGGATATTCCTCATCTTCCATGCTATCCCAGAGGTCCACTGCTCAATTATTCCATCAAAACAAAACACACCGGATTACTTTGATGCCGTTCAGCCCAGAATACGCGAGACTAACTTTGAGGAGGAACTGCAACTTCCACGCACTTACATGGAAAACAAGGCGTTCTCCCTGGATGAGTCCGGAGCAG CCTTTAAGACTGGGTTTCGCAATGGGAGTCTGGGGCCTAGACCCAACATTCAGCTACGCAGTAATGTTTACCACCCCACCGAGATGGCAGTGGTGCTCAATGGCGGAAAT ATCCCATCTGCTCCTCCCAACTACACAGGAAGACATCTCTGGTGA